In the Populus trichocarpa isolate Nisqually-1 chromosome 1, P.trichocarpa_v4.1, whole genome shotgun sequence genome, one interval contains:
- the LOC127905552 gene encoding uncharacterized protein LOC127905552: protein MFLNLICHYGSRLRDFWYEAQKKAKTNVRDRGLQSWNDMAVWRDFKPLHISKYIWPQYIEHVTSERFTRRSWFVVGNRNRQIHGSLTTHTGTSVPFTAHAKRMATSLGREPSPMELFVETHVWSEDRQKGVQQFVDNRAQHFVETYNSRLRERYGDDPSTHPDFDPDLWMEVGTSDGPDKNQVYELSNTKVENLRAAGSVSTVGSSQSVSSTQSKEFAALQQYTAHLTEKYKQLSTNYEQHMAHLTEKYEQLSMNY, encoded by the exons atgtttttaaatctaatttgtcactatggaagtaggttgcgtgatttttggtatgaagcacaaaaaaaggccAAAACAAATGTGAGAGATAGAGGTCTCCAAAGCTGGAACGACatggcggtttggagggatttcaaaccgctaCACATCTCGAAATATATTTGGCCgcaatatattgagcacgtgacgtctgagcggttcacacgacgctcatgGTTTGTTGTTGgtaaccggaaccggcaaattcatggttcgctgacaacgcacactggcacCTCCGTTCCATTtactgcacatgcgaaacggatg gctacgtctcttggacgtgagccgagcccaatggagttgtttgtagagacgcacgtgTGGAgtgaagaccgccaaaagggggtgcaacagttcgttgacaaccgcgctcaacactttgtg gagacctataatagccgattgagggagagatatggggacgatccttcgacccatccggatttcgatccggatttgtggatggaggtaggaaCGTCTgatggacccgataaaaatcaggtgtACGAGCTCTCCAACACTAAGGTCGAGAACTTGCGGGCGGCcggtagtgtctcaaccgttgggagctcccaatcagtatcgagcacccaatctaaggagttcgcgGCCTTGCAGCAATACACGGCTCATCTCACCGAGAAATACAAGCAACTATCGACGAATTATGAACAACACATGGCACATCTCACCGAGAAATATGAGCAACTCTCGATGAATTATTAA